One stretch of Centroberyx gerrardi isolate f3 chromosome 13, fCenGer3.hap1.cur.20231027, whole genome shotgun sequence DNA includes these proteins:
- the viml gene encoding vimentin like: MMSYRTGPHSSYKKMFGGERATVRSTYSSRQFSSPMRTSRVSFGLSSAPTIYASKTQRIRSSAAMPRLASENLDFSLSDAINTEFKTNRTNEKAQMQSLNDRFANYIDKVRFLEQQNKILQAELEQLRGKGTSRIGDLYEEEMRELRRQVDQLTNEKARVEVHRDNLADDIERLREKLQDEIAQREEAEATMQSFRQDVDNAALARLDLERKVESLQDEINFIKKLHDEEMLELQSQIQEQHVQVDMDVAKPDLTAALRDVRLQYENLASKNMQESDDWYKSKFADLTEAAARNNEALRVAKQEANDYRRQVQALTCEVDALKGTNESLERQMREMEESFSMETSGYQDSIGRLEEDIRNMKDEMARHLREYQDLLNVKMALDIEIATYRKLLEGEESRISTPLPNFSSLNLRETMIESRPHVESTTTKKVLIKTIETRDGQVINESTQNHEEME; encoded by the exons ATGATGTCTTACAGAACAGGTCCTCATTCTTCCTACAAAAAAATGTTTGGCGGAGAGAGGGCCACGGTCAGGTCCACCTACTCAAGCCGCCAGTTCTCCAGCCCGATGCGCACCTCCCGGGTATCCTTCGGTCTCTCCTCCGCCCCGACCATCTACGCATCCAAAACCCAGCGGATCCGAAGCAGCGCCGCCATGCCTCGGCTGGCGTCGGAGAACTTGGACTTCTCCCTGTCCGACGCCATAAACACCGAGTTCAAAACCAACCGCACCAACGAAAAGGCGCAGATGCAGTCCCTCAACGACCGCTTTGCCAACTACATCGACAAGGTGCGCTTCCTGGAGCAGCAGAACAAGATCCTGCAGGCGGAGTTGGAGCAGCTGCGGGGCAAAGGCACGTCCCGCATCGGAGACCTGTACGAGGAAGAGATGCGGGAGCTGAGGCGCCAGGTGGACCAGCTCACTAACGAGAAAGCCCGGGTGGAGGTTCACCGGGATAACCTGGCAGACGACAtcgagaggctgagagagaa GTTGCAAGATGAGATCGCCCAGCGGGAGGAGGCTGAGGCAACCATGCAGAGCTTCAGACAG GATGTGGACAATGCTGCGCTTGCCAGACTGGACCTGGAACGGAAGGTAGAGTCACTCCAGGACGAAATCAACTTCATCAAGAAGCTGCATGATGAG GAGATGCTGGAGCTGCAGAGCCAGATCCAGGAGCAGCATGTGCAGGTGGACATGGACGTGGCCAAGCCTGACCTGACTGCCGCTCTGAGGGACGTCCGCCTGCAGTACGAGAACCTGGCCTCCAAAAACATGCAGGAGTCTGACGACTGGTACAAGTCCAAG TTTGCTGACCTCACTGAGGCCGCTGCCCGAAATAATGAGGCCTTGAGAGTGGCCAAGCAGGAGGCCAATGATTATAGACGCCAGGTTCAGGCACTCACCTGTGAAGTGGATGCCCTCAAAGGAACT AATGAGTCCTTGGAGCGccagatgagagagatggaggagagctTCTCCATGGAGACGTCCGGTTACCAGGACAGCATCGGCCGTCTGGAGGAGGACATTCGCAACATGAAGGACGAGATGGCCCGTCACCTCCGCGAGTACCAGGACCTCCTAAACGTCAAGATGGCCCTGGACATCGAGATCGCCACCTACAGGAAGctgctggagggagaggagagcag AATCTCTACCCCACTGCCAAACTTCTCATCTCTAAACCTGAGAG AAACAATGATTGAATCCAGGCCTCATGTTGAAAGCACAACAACCAAGAAGGTCCTCATCAAGACCATTGAGACCAGGGATGGCCAG GTGATCAACGAGTCAACCCAGAACCACGAGGAGATGGAGTAA